One Marinibacterium anthonyi genomic region harbors:
- the yxeN gene encoding putative amino-acid permease protein YxeN has protein sequence MTLSPKGAAPTRRALYESRLRRRATLIAAGSTTAIVLAIVILVPLAPGWAAVKKSFFNGPVFAKTFPGLLDAFLMDIAIFAWCAPLIAISGLAIALCRDVRNPVLFPLRAFGALYTDIFRGLPVILVIYLIGFGIPGLGLPRPWNSPYIWGSLALILTYAAYVAEVIRSGIDSIHQSQRAAAQSLGLSDTDTMRYVILPQALRNVVPANMNLFIALQKDVALLSFIGPVEIFRQAGVYKSLMANFTPYVGAALIFLAVTIPATRYADYLMNRQRARR, from the coding sequence ATGACCCTGTCCCCCAAAGGCGCGGCGCCCACCCGCCGCGCCCTGTATGAATCCCGCCTGCGCCGCCGGGCGACCCTGATCGCCGCCGGATCGACCACCGCCATCGTGCTGGCCATCGTGATCCTGGTGCCGCTGGCGCCGGGCTGGGCGGCCGTGAAGAAAAGCTTCTTCAACGGCCCGGTCTTCGCGAAAACCTTCCCCGGGCTGCTCGACGCCTTCCTGATGGACATCGCCATCTTCGCCTGGTGCGCGCCGCTGATCGCCATCTCGGGGCTGGCCATCGCGCTGTGCCGCGACGTGCGCAATCCGGTGCTGTTCCCGCTGCGCGCCTTCGGGGCATTGTATACGGACATCTTCCGGGGGTTGCCGGTGATCCTGGTGATCTACCTGATCGGCTTCGGCATCCCGGGCCTTGGCCTGCCGCGCCCGTGGAATTCGCCTTACATCTGGGGGTCGCTGGCGCTGATCCTGACCTATGCCGCCTACGTGGCCGAGGTCATCCGGTCGGGCATCGATTCCATCCACCAAAGCCAGCGCGCCGCCGCGCAATCCCTTGGCCTGTCGGACACCGACACGATGCGCTACGTGATCCTGCCACAGGCTTTGCGCAACGTGGTGCCGGCGAACATGAACCTGTTCATCGCCCTGCAAAAGGACGTGGCGCTGCTGTCCTTCATCGGACCCGTGGAGATCTTTCGCCAGGCCGGCGTCTACAAGTCCCTGATGGCCAATTTCACGCCCTATGTCGGCGCCGCGCTGATCTTCCTGGCCGTCACCATCCCCGCCACCCGCTATGCCGATTACCTGATGAACCGGCAAAGGGCCCGGCGATGA
- the pepQ_4 gene encoding Xaa-Pro dipeptidase: MTTNPDPARGFPEDEFRTRTARIRAGLADAGLDALLLTTEPEIRYVTGFLTRFWESPTRPWFVIVPLGGDPVAVIPSIGADLMGQSWVKDIRTWISPDYEDDGVGLLARTLRELVGGTGTIGVPSGPETHLRLPLDSWAALHKRIGDRRIRGDNGLMRRLRMVKSAAEIAKIETACAIAGRAFARVPEIARPGVPLDEVFRRFQILCLEEGADWVSYLAGGAAPGGYRDVISPADARPLAVGDVLMLDTGLVHDGYFCDFDRNFAIGPADGAVKDAHARLIAATEAAFARARPGRRASDLFHAMDAILEVGPEAGRLGHGVGMQLTEPPSLIPADETLLQPGMVLTLEPGLDLGGGRILVHEENIVIEDGGARWLTTPSAPAITEIPA, encoded by the coding sequence ATGACGACAAACCCCGACCCTGCCCGTGGTTTCCCCGAAGACGAATTCCGAACCCGCACGGCACGTATCCGCGCGGGACTGGCCGATGCCGGCCTGGACGCCCTGCTGCTGACGACAGAGCCCGAGATCCGTTATGTCACCGGCTTTCTGACGCGATTCTGGGAAAGCCCGACGCGGCCCTGGTTCGTGATCGTGCCGCTTGGCGGGGATCCGGTGGCGGTCATCCCGTCCATCGGGGCGGATCTGATGGGGCAGAGCTGGGTGAAGGACATCCGCACCTGGATTTCGCCCGATTACGAGGATGACGGCGTTGGCCTGCTGGCGCGGACCCTGCGCGAACTGGTGGGCGGGACCGGCACCATCGGCGTGCCCTCCGGGCCCGAGACGCATCTGCGCCTGCCGCTGGACAGCTGGGCGGCGCTGCACAAGCGGATCGGCGATCGCCGTATCCGCGGTGACAACGGGCTGATGCGGCGTCTGCGCATGGTCAAGTCGGCGGCCGAGATCGCCAAGATCGAAACCGCCTGCGCCATTGCCGGGCGCGCCTTTGCCCGCGTGCCGGAAATCGCCCGGCCCGGCGTGCCCCTGGACGAGGTCTTTCGCCGGTTCCAGATCCTGTGCCTTGAGGAAGGCGCCGACTGGGTGTCCTACCTGGCCGGGGGCGCCGCGCCGGGGGGCTATCGTGACGTGATCTCTCCGGCCGATGCGCGGCCGCTGGCGGTGGGGGACGTTCTGATGCTGGACACCGGGTTGGTGCACGACGGGTATTTCTGCGATTTCGACCGGAACTTTGCGATCGGACCTGCGGATGGCGCGGTGAAGGACGCCCATGCCCGGCTGATCGCAGCGACCGAAGCCGCATTTGCCCGCGCCCGCCCGGGTCGCCGGGCCAGCGACCTGTTCCACGCGATGGATGCAATTCTTGAGGTCGGGCCAGAAGCCGGGCGGCTGGGTCACGGGGTGGGCATGCAACTGACCGAACCGCCGTCGCTGATCCCGGCCGATGAAACGCTGTTGCAGCCGGGCATGGTGCTGACGCTGGAACCGGGGCTGGACCTGGGCGGCGGCCGGATCCTGGTGCACGAGGAAAACATCGTCATCGAAGACGGCGGCGCCCGCTGGCTGACCACGCCGTCGGCCCCCGCGATCACCGAGATCCCCGCATGA
- the fliY gene encoding Sulfate starvation-induced protein 7, with translation MKSLTLALCAITVSVGTAPGLALAAGHESCASGKTRTDGVLIIATGNPAYYPWVADNKPESGKGYEAAIAYAVAQEMGFDKDKVKWVRTSFDEAIQPGAKNFDFNMQQFSITPERQEMVDFSLPYYTSAMAVLTTQSVVDNGVEPTMDSIKGLIWGADANTTAVPMLMQIVGPTKDPMLYSDNTDVTAAMQAGQIDAALFDLPTALYLAAVVLDGGVVLGQFPADRAENPDQFGLLMEKGNPLKECVDDAITALTESGEIAKIEARWLQEATGVPVIQ, from the coding sequence ATGAAATCGCTCACCCTTGCCCTTTGCGCCATCACCGTCTCGGTCGGAACCGCCCCCGGACTGGCGCTTGCCGCCGGGCATGAAAGCTGCGCCTCCGGCAAGACGCGGACCGACGGCGTGCTGATCATCGCCACCGGCAACCCGGCCTATTACCCCTGGGTCGCCGACAACAAGCCGGAAAGCGGCAAGGGCTACGAGGCCGCGATCGCCTATGCCGTCGCGCAGGAAATGGGGTTCGACAAGGACAAGGTGAAATGGGTCCGCACGTCGTTCGACGAGGCGATTCAGCCCGGGGCGAAGAACTTCGACTTCAACATGCAGCAGTTTTCCATCACGCCGGAACGGCAGGAGATGGTCGATTTCTCGCTGCCCTATTACACCTCGGCCATGGCGGTGCTGACCACGCAATCGGTGGTGGACAACGGTGTCGAACCGACGATGGACTCGATCAAGGGCCTGATCTGGGGCGCGGATGCCAATACCACCGCCGTTCCGATGCTGATGCAGATCGTCGGGCCCACCAAGGATCCGATGCTGTACAGCGACAACACCGACGTGACCGCGGCCATGCAGGCCGGCCAGATCGACGCCGCGCTGTTCGATCTGCCGACCGCGCTGTACCTGGCGGCCGTGGTGCTGGACGGCGGCGTCGTGCTGGGCCAGTTCCCCGCCGACCGGGCCGAGAACCCCGACCAGTTCGGCCTGCTGATGGAAAAGGGCAATCCGCTGAAGGAATGCGTGGACGACGCGATCACCGCCCTGACCGAAAGCGGTGAGATCGCCAAGATCGAGGCGCGGTGGCTGCAGGAGGCCACAGGCGTTCCCGTCATCCAGTAA
- the tag_2 gene encoding DNA-3-methyladenine glycosylase 1: MRDFQQIHDIAADRKGGAEALEAMLSVPKSPQELAAIPDDRWLSMMARCVFQAGFSWTVIDTKWPGFEAAFDGFDPARVAFYRDEDMDRLLADKGIVRNGAKIASVIDNARFVLDIAQDHGGMGAFVAAWPAKDQVGLLDVLVKRGSRLGGGSGQRMLRFMGRDAFVLSQDVTARLIAEGVVTKPPTSKRDMAAVQTAFNTWMAQSGRGLTQISQVLAFSV; this comes from the coding sequence ATGCGCGATTTCCAGCAGATCCATGACATTGCCGCGGACCGAAAGGGCGGGGCAGAGGCGCTTGAAGCGATGCTGTCGGTTCCGAAATCCCCGCAGGAGCTGGCGGCGATCCCCGATGACAGGTGGCTGTCGATGATGGCCAGGTGCGTGTTCCAGGCCGGCTTCAGCTGGACGGTGATCGACACCAAGTGGCCCGGATTCGAAGCCGCCTTCGACGGGTTCGACCCGGCCCGCGTCGCCTTTTACCGGGACGAGGACATGGACCGGTTGCTGGCCGACAAGGGCATCGTGCGCAACGGGGCCAAGATCGCATCGGTCATCGACAACGCGCGCTTTGTGCTGGACATCGCGCAGGACCACGGCGGAATGGGCGCCTTTGTCGCCGCCTGGCCGGCAAAGGACCAGGTGGGCCTGCTGGACGTGCTGGTCAAACGGGGCAGCCGGCTGGGTGGCGGATCCGGGCAGCGGATGCTGCGCTTCATGGGGCGCGATGCCTTCGTGTTGTCGCAGGACGTCACCGCGCGGCTGATCGCCGAAGGGGTGGTGACCAAGCCGCCCACGTCGAAACGCGACATGGCCGCCGTGCAGACGGCGTTCAACACCTGGATGGCGCAATCCGGGCGCGGGCTGACCCAGATCAGCCAGGTGCTGGCTTTTTCGGTCTGA
- the glnQ_5 gene encoding Glutamine transport ATP-binding protein GlnQ, with product MSFLSIRGVRKSFGDNDVIRGMDLDVGKGELVCLIGASGSGKSTLLRCINLLEPLDDGEIFLDGVDIAEPGLDPRPIRQRVGMVFQSYNLFPHMTAVQNVMLAPRRVKALTPAQLEGPVRALFRRFGLESHMEKYPDALSGGQQQRVAIIRALAMEPDILLLDEITSALDPELVGEVLDVLRQLRADGMTMILATHEMSFAREVADKVCFLNEGQILESGTPEQIFTAPAHERTRSFLARVL from the coding sequence ATGAGCTTTCTTTCGATCCGCGGCGTGCGCAAAAGCTTTGGCGACAATGACGTCATCCGGGGCATGGACCTGGATGTCGGCAAGGGCGAACTGGTCTGCCTGATCGGCGCCTCCGGCTCGGGCAAATCGACCCTTCTGCGCTGCATCAACCTGCTGGAACCGCTGGATGACGGCGAGATCTTCCTGGACGGCGTGGACATCGCCGAACCGGGGCTGGATCCCCGGCCCATTCGGCAACGGGTCGGGATGGTGTTCCAGTCCTACAACCTTTTCCCGCACATGACGGCGGTGCAGAACGTCATGCTGGCGCCGCGCCGGGTGAAAGCCCTGACGCCCGCGCAGCTGGAAGGCCCGGTTCGCGCGCTGTTCCGCCGCTTCGGGCTGGAAAGCCATATGGAGAAATATCCCGATGCGCTGTCCGGCGGACAGCAGCAGCGCGTCGCGATCATCCGGGCGCTGGCGATGGAACCGGACATCCTGCTGCTGGACGAAATCACGTCCGCGCTGGACCCCGAGCTGGTGGGCGAAGTGCTGGACGTGCTGCGCCAGCTGCGCGCCGACGGGATGACGATGATCCTGGCCACGCACGAGATGAGCTTTGCGCGCGAGGTCGCCGACAAGGTGTGCTTCCTGAATGAAGGACAAATTCTCGAAAGTGGGACACCGGAGCAGATCTTCACCGCGCCCGCCCACGAACGCACGCGAAGTTTCCTGGCGCGCGTGCTCTGA
- a CDS encoding putative enzyme related to lactoylglutathione lyase: protein MTSPDTLHLGRMAPTLPVRDIPAACTLYAAVFGFETVFQNGDPVGFVILKRDAAELHLILKPDHKGAPVNVAHLMVSDADLAYRLCQQHGLRIIKRIQDKEYGLRAFVFADPDGNRIDVAQAQVK from the coding sequence ATGACTTCCCCCGACACCCTGCACCTTGGCCGCATGGCCCCCACCCTGCCCGTCCGCGATATCCCTGCCGCATGCACGCTCTATGCCGCTGTCTTCGGCTTCGAGACGGTCTTTCAGAACGGCGACCCGGTGGGCTTTGTCATCCTCAAAAGGGACGCCGCCGAACTGCACCTGATCCTCAAGCCCGACCACAAGGGCGCGCCGGTCAACGTCGCGCACCTGATGGTGTCGGATGCCGACCTGGCCTATCGCCTGTGCCAGCAGCACGGGCTGCGCATCATCAAGCGGATTCAGGACAAGGAGTATGGCCTGCGCGCCTTCGTCTTTGCCGACCCCGACGGCAACCGCATCGACGTCGCTCAGGCGCAGGTCAAATAG
- the ykuD gene encoding Putative L,D-transpeptidase YkuD, whose protein sequence is MLTRRSFVALGAATTLGACAQDTVTRAADIPVNPPLPAFYGPITDEPYPVPAIPEGVVPPRLWRTEIANPWPDKTPEKTTGTIIVDPDAGILHFIQTPDRAIRYGVSVGAAGFGWDGVARLQFCRKWPRWNVPDTMIERHPNLAPYSVANGGMDPGPDNPMGARALYLFQNGKDTLYRIHGGCEPEYLGKAVSSGCIRMLNQDVIDLHSRAVHGATVIVRKSLKPEGLASVY, encoded by the coding sequence ATGCTTACCCGACGCAGCTTCGTCGCCCTTGGTGCGGCGACGACCCTTGGCGCCTGCGCACAGGACACCGTCACACGTGCCGCCGACATCCCCGTCAATCCGCCGCTTCCCGCCTTCTACGGGCCCATAACCGACGAACCCTACCCCGTCCCGGCCATCCCCGAAGGCGTCGTGCCGCCCCGCCTGTGGCGGACCGAAATCGCCAATCCCTGGCCCGACAAGACGCCCGAAAAGACCACCGGCACGATCATCGTCGATCCCGACGCCGGCATCCTGCATTTCATCCAAACCCCCGACAGAGCGATCCGCTACGGCGTGTCTGTCGGCGCGGCGGGGTTCGGATGGGACGGGGTCGCGCGGCTTCAGTTCTGCCGGAAATGGCCGCGCTGGAACGTGCCCGACACGATGATCGAACGGCACCCGAACCTGGCCCCCTATTCCGTCGCCAACGGCGGCATGGATCCGGGCCCCGACAACCCGATGGGGGCGCGCGCGCTGTACCTGTTCCAGAACGGCAAGGACACGCTGTACCGGATCCACGGCGGGTGCGAGCCGGAATACCTGGGCAAGGCGGTGTCATCGGGCTGTATCCGCATGCTGAACCAGGACGTCATCGACCTGCATTCCCGCGCGGTCCATGGCGCCACCGTCATCGTGCGCAAATCGCTGAAACCCGAAGGGCTGGCGTCGGTCTACTGA
- the gbh_2 gene encoding Guanidinobutyrase: MDYDPPATPDRFAPRFAEVATFMRAPLAASLEDADIGIFGIPYDGALTNRAGARHGPREVRNQSSLMRAVNHATRVAPFDLARIRDMGDVPLTALFDIERTHDQIAAFALDLVGAGITPLAIGGDHSVSLPLLRAVAKDGPVAMIHVDAHTDTLDDFFGSKFNHGSPFRRAHEEGLIDPRATIQIGIRGTQNSSEGWDYSEAAGMRVVFCEEFHAKGPEAIAEEARKLVGGRPVYLTYDIDSLDPVYAPGTGTPEIGGMTTHQAQVLLRGLRGLNYVGADLVEVSPPFDNGYVTSLAGAALAYEILCLLAESRAG; the protein is encoded by the coding sequence TTGGACTACGACCCGCCCGCCACGCCAGACCGTTTCGCCCCCCGTTTCGCCGAAGTCGCGACCTTCATGCGCGCGCCGCTGGCGGCCTCGCTTGAAGACGCCGATATCGGCATCTTCGGCATTCCCTATGACGGCGCCCTGACCAACCGCGCCGGTGCGCGCCACGGGCCCCGCGAAGTGCGCAACCAGTCGTCGCTGATGCGCGCGGTCAACCATGCGACGCGGGTGGCGCCGTTCGATCTGGCGCGGATCCGGGACATGGGCGACGTGCCGCTGACCGCGCTTTTCGACATCGAAAGGACCCATGACCAGATTGCGGCCTTCGCCCTGGACCTTGTCGGTGCGGGCATCACGCCGCTGGCCATTGGCGGCGATCATTCCGTCAGCCTGCCGCTGCTGCGCGCCGTGGCCAAGGACGGGCCGGTGGCGATGATCCACGTGGATGCGCATACCGATACGCTGGACGATTTCTTCGGGTCAAAATTCAACCACGGATCGCCCTTCCGGCGCGCGCATGAAGAAGGTCTGATCGACCCCAGGGCCACGATCCAGATCGGCATCCGGGGCACGCAGAATTCGTCCGAAGGTTGGGATTATTCCGAAGCCGCCGGCATGCGCGTGGTCTTTTGCGAGGAATTTCACGCCAAAGGCCCCGAGGCCATCGCCGAGGAAGCGCGCAAGCTGGTGGGCGGCAGGCCGGTCTACCTGACCTACGACATCGACAGCCTGGATCCGGTCTATGCCCCCGGCACCGGCACGCCCGAGATCGGCGGCATGACGACCCACCAGGCGCAGGTTCTGTTGCGGGGGCTGCGCGGGTTGAACTACGTGGGCGCCGACCTGGTCGAGGTCTCTCCGCCCTTCGACAACGGCTATGTCACCTCGCTGGCCGGGGCGGCGCTGGCCTATGAAATCCTGTGCCTTCTGGCGGAAAGCCGGGCGGGGTGA
- a CDS encoding Arylmalonate decarboxylase — MSLPYRLDPGRPVQIGLIVLQEDETIEDDFRRLMPSDVTLMVSRVPSGRDVTPDSLQEMEAHLSVSASLFPRGSALKAMGYGCTSGTAQIGPARIAARVAEGGPTCPVTEPVTALIAACRALGLRRLALLSPYVAPVSERLRQVLGAQGLDTPAFGSFGVSQEAMVARIDAPSLIDAACAVAQGEQVDGLFMSCTNLRTLGAIPVLEQRLGLPVLSSNLVLAWHLLTLAGLAMPADRPGRLFAQDMGKSRKLDPLSGP; from the coding sequence ATGAGCCTGCCCTATCGGCTGGACCCGGGGCGCCCCGTCCAGATCGGGCTGATCGTCCTGCAGGAAGACGAGACCATCGAGGATGATTTTCGCCGGCTGATGCCATCGGACGTGACGCTGATGGTGTCGCGGGTGCCGTCCGGCCGCGATGTCACGCCCGACAGCCTGCAGGAGATGGAGGCGCATCTGTCTGTCTCGGCCTCGCTGTTCCCGCGAGGATCCGCCCTGAAGGCGATGGGTTACGGCTGCACTTCGGGCACGGCGCAGATCGGCCCGGCGCGCATCGCGGCGAGGGTGGCCGAGGGCGGACCGACCTGCCCGGTGACCGAACCGGTCACGGCGCTGATCGCCGCCTGCCGGGCGCTTGGCCTGCGCCGGCTGGCGCTGTTGTCGCCCTATGTCGCGCCGGTTTCGGAACGGTTGCGGCAGGTGCTGGGGGCCCAGGGGCTGGACACCCCGGCCTTTGGCAGCTTTGGTGTGTCGCAAGAAGCGATGGTGGCGCGCATCGACGCGCCGTCGCTGATCGACGCGGCCTGCGCGGTGGCGCAGGGGGAACAGGTGGACGGGCTTTTCATGTCCTGCACAAACCTGCGCACGCTGGGGGCAATTCCGGTTCTGGAACAACGGCTTGGCCTGCCGGTCCTGTCATCGAACCTGGTGCTGGCCTGGCATCTTCTGACGCTCGCGGGGCTGGCGATGCCCGCTGATCGGCCCGGCCGGCTGTTCGCGCAGGACATGGGCAAATCCCGAAAATTGGACCCGTTAAGCGGCCCTTAA